One Ilumatobacter coccineus YM16-304 genomic window, TCGCCTCGGGAAACGAATCGACCCGTGACAGTTGGGCGACCAGACGCGCCTCGTGCGCATCGGCCCATGCCCGGATGGAGCGCACATCGACCAACGCCGTAGCCACCTGCTCGCGCTCGGCATGAGCGTCGGCGAGCACCGCAGCCACGTTGGCCACCCGCTTGCCGATCACCGCTGAACTCATACCCCCATCATGACGAAGGGGTGTCACAGAGTTGAGGGGGCTGCGACCTCCTCGCGAGCGAGCGATCTGCTCAGGCATGGTGTCCGAGACCCATGCTCCAGACCGGCGGTGTGTGTATCTGCTCGAAGGCACCGGCTCGCCACGGTGGAGCGACGCCCACCCGGCGGCACTCGTCCGTCATCTCTCCTGCGGACCCAAGCTCCGATGGAGGGTCACGTCGACTCAGCGGCGGTGATCGACGTGATGTGTTCGACGACGTCGGCGGAGCCGTCGACCACGGTGACGTAGACGAAGAAGCGGAGGCCGAGTTCGTCGTTCACCTCGCCAGTCGGAACCGTCACCGTCTCACCCGTCGCGAGCGTGATGGCGACGTTGTCGATGCTCGGCAGGGTCACACCGGCGAGGCGCACGATCGTGGTGACGATTGCCGCATCTGGATCGGTGGAGTTCTGCGGGATGCCGAGGCCGCCCTGCGAGAGCACGGCGATGCCCGTGTCCAACTCGGGGCCGTCGGCCGAGACATCATCGAACGGATCTCGAGCACAACCGCGAGTGGAGAAGACCGTTGGCGACATCGACCAGCACAGGTGATCTCCTACCGCTGCCGCTCGGAGCGACACATCATCGGAGTCGCCGGCTGCCGCGACCGTGCCATCTACCTGTGCATCGAACGCTCCGGCCGGATGTTGTGCCCGGTCGCCGACCGTGAGCCCGAGCAGGAACTCGTCGAAGTCGAGCAGGAAGTCGTCGAACAGCGCCGGGTCGGACCCGATGACGGTGACGGCGACTTGGTCGTTGGTATCTGCCCGTGCCGTATAGACGCGGAACATTTCTTGGCTCATCTCGACACTCCAACGGACCGGTTCACCGCTCGGGCGGTCGGCGGCGTCGGCCACGACGTCAGGGGCGCTGTATGCCCTCACCGAGCCGGATGCCTTGCGTGCCGGATTCTCGAACGTCCATCGTTGGCTGCCGTCGCCGATCAACGACGGGGTGATGGTCCATCCGTCGGGCACGACCGAGGGCACGACGAGATGCGTGCTGTCGAGCAGTCCCAGGTCACCGAGGGCCGGAGCAGGGAACGACGTCGGGATCGGAATCGTCGTCGTCGCAATGGCGGTCGAGGTGGTCGAGTCAGGAGTGGACGCGACCGTCGTCGATGGCACGGCACTGTCGGCGGTGTCCGGCACGGTCGCGGCGGGCAACGGCTCCGTGTCGTCGGGCTGCCGATTCGCGACGACGTAGGCCGACGCGCCGAGCGCGATCACGACGAGGCTCGCTGCAGCCACGCTGACGAGGGTTCGCCCGGGACGCGACGGCGCTGCCATCTCGCTCGACGCCGCTGCGTCGAACGCCTTGGCTACCGCACCTTCGGCATCGGCGGGTGAACCGCGTCGCGACAACCGGTCGAGTTCGTCCACGATGCGGTCGTCACGGTGGTCGGCCGATTTGCCAGTCGTGTCGTCCATCAGTCGTCTCCGTTCAATCGACGCAGCGCCCGTCGGGCGCGAGTGGCGATCTGACGCACCGACGAGGGGCGCAGATCCAGATCCTGAGCGATGGTCTCGAACGAGTCTCCATCGACGTAGTGAGCGAAGAGCACCACGCGCTCCTTCGCCGACAGTTCCGCGAGGTGAGCGAGGTCCGAGGGATACGAATCGTCGTCGTGCCCCGATACGTCAGCCGACAACGCCCGGATCGCGCTGCGGCGCCGACCGAGCCGGCGCCGCTCGTTCGATGCGAGGTTCACCATGGCTCGCTTGACGTACGCCGCGGGATACTCGATGCCGTCGAAGCCGCCCGAGCGAAGCACCGCGACGATCGCGTCGTGGAGCAAGTCGTCCGGGGCCACCTCCGGCGGAGCGGCCACGGCCGCGTAGCGCCGGAGTGCGGGATATGACCGGACGAGCAGCGCCTCGCTGCTGTCGGGCCTTCGACGTTCGGACACGATTGCCATCATCATCCAGACACCGAACCCGCCCACAACGCGACACGCCGACGACATCACATGACCTTCGAGCGATACAAAGTTGGTTACATCGCTCCCGGAGCGATGTAACCAACTTTGCGTCGCGCCGCCGCTGCCATCCGCTCGTCGTCGCTCGACTCCTGGCTCGTCCACGTGTGGTTCCCGATCGGAACTGTCCGCCGAAGGCGTCGGGTAGCTTTCGGTGAGAGGGTCATGGGAGCACAGAACATCTACGACGATCCCGAGTTCCTGGCCGGATACGTCACGCTCGACCGGCAGGTACGCGGCCTCGATGGCGCTGCCGAGTGGCCCGAGTTGCGCGACATGGTCGGCGACGTCGGGGGTCGACGTGTGGTCGACCTCGGCTGCGGGTTCGGTTGGTTCAGCAGGTGGGCCGCAGCACAGCACGCGGCGTCGGTGCTCGGCTTCGACGTCTCGGCCAAGATGCTCGAACGTGCCGTCGCCGATTCTCCCGCCACCGTCGAGTACCAGCGCGTCGACCTCGACGAACTCGAGCTCGACGTGACCTCGTGCGACGTCGTGTTCAGCTCGCTCGCACTGCACTACGTGCGCGACCTCGGCCGCCTGCTGGGCACCATCGCCGGCGCCGTCGCACCCGGCGGGTCGCTCGTCTTCTCGGTCGAGCATCCGATCTACAGCGCCCCGACGACGCAGCAGTTCGACACGAGCGAGCGCGGCGATCGGATCTGGCCGCTCGACAACTACCTCGTCGAGGGCGAGCGGGTCACCAGTTGGTTCGTCGACGGCGTCGTCAAGCAGCACCGAACGGTGGCGACCTACGTCAATGCAGTCATCGACGCCGGGTTCTCGATCGACCGCCTCGTCGAGTTCGGTGCCACGGCCGCCGAAGCCGCCGCCGACCCCGCCCGCGTCGACGACCGACACCGCCCCTGGTTCCTCCTGCTCCGAGCGACTCGCGCCGGGGCGTGAACCACGGGAGCGAACGGTTCCGCGAACACCGTGCGCTCCCCCGCTCTCGGATGGCACACTGGACCAATGACCGATCTCGAAACGATGCCGGTGATCGATCACGATCCCGTGACCGACGAAGTCACCGAAACCGAAGAGCCCACGTCGGCCCACATCGTCAAGACCGATCCGGGCGAGAACGCTGCGGCCAAGGTCCTCGAAGCGCGCATCATGGGCACGCCGATCGAAGCGCTGTGCGGATTCGTCTGGGTGCCGTCGCGCGACCCGAAGCAACTCCCGGTCTGCGAGCAGTGCAAAGCGGTCTACGGCATGTACCAGGCGTTCAACGACGGCTTGCGCGACACGCCGAGCGACTGAACGGTCGAGCAGCCGCCGACCGGCGGCCGACCGGCCGACGCTCCGATCGAACCCGGCTCGTCGGCCGATCACCGTTTCCGCGACACTCGGGCACATGATCGTTGTCGCAGGAAACATCTTCATTCCCGCCGAGAAGCGCGCCGCGTGCCTCGAAGCCACCGCCACGCTGCAGCAGGCCACCCGTGACAAGGAGCCGGGCTGCCTCGCCTACGTGTTCGGTGCCGATCCGTGTCGTGACGACGTGATCGCCGTCTACGAACTGTGGGAGACCCCGCCCGACCTGGCCGCGCACTTTCTCCACCCCAACTACACCAACATGCGCGCCAAGCTCGGCGAGATGGGCATCACCGGAGCCGACGTGAAGAAGTACCGCGTCGACGCCGTCGCCCCCGTGTACAACAGCGATCAGATCGCCACCGTCGACTTCTGAGCACTACCTCCGGAACCTCGCCGATTCCGACCACGGCGGGCGCAGCGCACCTGTCGACTCGAACGCGCCGCCCGCTACCGTCACCGACGTGACCGAGCTCCGAATCCGGCAGGCCGTCAGGGCCGTCCTGTTCACTCCCGATGCGTCGGTGCTCCTGTGCCGCTTCGAGTTCCCGACCGGCACGGTCTGGGCGGTGCCCGGTGGCGGGCTCGACCCGGGTGAAGATCACATCACCGCGCTGCACCGCGAACTCGTCGAGGAGGTGGGGCTGCACGACGTCACGCTCGGCCCGCACATCTGGGATCGCGAGCACATCATCCCGTTCATCGACGGGCAGTGGGACGGTCAGCGCGATCGCTACTACCTCGTGCCCGTGACCGACCGTTTCGAACCGAGACCAGCGCTGAGCTGGGAGCAACTACGCGACGAGCGCCTCCACGAACTGCGCTGGTGGACTCCCGAGCAGATCGACGAAGCCGCGTCGACCGGCACGCGTTTCGCCCCCGGGCGACTCGGTCGACTCGTCCGTGCCCTCGCCGTCGACGGGCCGCCCACCACGCCGCTCGACACCGGCATCTGAGCAGCTGACGCCGCGGTCAGGCGTTGGCAGGCGGTTGGTGGTGGCTCGTGCGCAGGATCGCCGACTGCTGTGCGATGCCGAGCGGCCGTCCGTCTTGCGACCAGATCTTCACCGTGCTGTGGCCGACCGACCGATGCAGTCCGTCGGCGTCGAGTTCGAGCAGCACCCAGTCCGTGGGCGTGGGGTCGACGATGCGCAGCGTGTTGTCGAGGCTGGTGCCACCGAGCGGTCGGCCGAGGCGAGCGCACACGGCCAACGGCCCGAGGTCGGCGACGTACGCCTGCGTGGCCGCGCTACCGATGTCGGAGTCGACCAGTCGGCACCACATCGCGATGAGACCGGGTTGCACGTCGCCGTCGCCGAGCGGCGTGTCGAAACGGATCGTGCCGGCGGCCACGCGGCGTTCGAGCGTGGAGAAGAACGAGTCCGGCGGGTCGACGTGAAACGGCTCGGCGAAGTCAGGGCAGTCGAGCGGTGCCGGCACGTCGGGCATCGTCGAGAACGCCGTCTCGTCGCCGGCCGGGCGCACGTTGTGAGCGGACAGCGACGTGAACATCAGCGCACCGTCGACCGTGCCGCTCACCTGCGTCTGGCTCGATGCCCGGCCGGTCACGGCGACGTTGACGTGGAGATCGATGACGTCGCCGGGTGATGGCGAGCCGAGGAACTGTGTCGTGATCCACTGGAGCGGGCGGCCGGTCGCTCGCTCCGACGCCTCGGCCGATGCGGCGATGCCCGATCCGCCGTAGAGGAAGCCGAACGGCGTGCACAAACGAGTGGAGGCCGGCATGCGGTAGGTCGTCGCGCCGTCGACGGGTTCGAGGTCGAGCAGATCGAAAGCTGGAAGATCGGTCGAGAGTTCGTCGGTCATCGCTCGACAGCCTGCCCGCTCGACAGCGCTCGACGGAAATCGCCGACGATGAATTGCTTTGCCGATCGAGCCGGACCGGACGACGTCGGTGACGTCGCTCCGGGAGCAACGTCGTCGACCTCGGATCGAGCCTGCTGGTATGGCGTCCGCCTCGGGTCGCATCGACCAGCATCAATACAGTCGGTGTCACCACCACGTCAACACACCATCATGAGAAATGGGGATTCCATGACATCATCACCCGACAACCCGAGCCGTCGGTCGGTCGCCCGGCGAGCGGTCATCGGCGGAGGCGGGGCCGCGCTGGTCGCCGGTTCCGCGGCTGCGCTGCTTCCGAGCGGAACGGTCAGCGCCGGCCGGAGCTCCAACCCGGCGCGAGCCGCCGACGAACTCGCCATCCGCCAACTCAGCGTCAACTACGCGCTGGGCACTGATGCGATCGGCGCCGGCGACATCGCCGGCGGCAGAGCGCTGTACGAGCAGGCCTTCACCGCCGAGGCGACGATCGCGGCCGGTTTCGATCGCGCTGCGCCCGCCCTCGTCGCCAACGGACGCGACGAGTGGGCCGACGTCGTGATCGGTGCCTTCCAGTCGTACTCGGCCACGCAGCATCTGCTCGGCACCATCAACATCACGATCGACCAGCGAGGCCGCTCGGCGCAGATGACCTCGTATCTCGAGGCCACGCACGTCCTCCGCGCGAGCCAGGAACTCCTGATCGTGAAGGGCACGTACATCGACACGG contains:
- a CDS encoding acyl-CoA thioesterase, with translation MTDELSTDLPAFDLLDLEPVDGATTYRMPASTRLCTPFGFLYGGSGIAASAEASERATGRPLQWITTQFLGSPSPGDVIDLHVNVAVTGRASSQTQVSGTVDGALMFTSLSAHNVRPAGDETAFSTMPDVPAPLDCPDFAEPFHVDPPDSFFSTLERRVAAGTIRFDTPLGDGDVQPGLIAMWCRLVDSDIGSAATQAYVADLGPLAVCARLGRPLGGTSLDNTLRIVDPTPTDWVLLELDADGLHRSVGHSTVKIWSQDGRPLGIAQQSAILRTSHHQPPANA
- a CDS encoding NUDIX domain-containing protein — encoded protein: MTELRIRQAVRAVLFTPDASVLLCRFEFPTGTVWAVPGGGLDPGEDHITALHRELVEEVGLHDVTLGPHIWDREHIIPFIDGQWDGQRDRYYLVPVTDRFEPRPALSWEQLRDERLHELRWWTPEQIDEAASTGTRFAPGRLGRLVRALAVDGPPTTPLDTGI
- a CDS encoding nuclear transport factor 2 family protein, producing the protein MTSSPDNPSRRSVARRAVIGGGGAALVAGSAAALLPSGTVSAGRSSNPARAADELAIRQLSVNYALGTDAIGAGDIAGGRALYEQAFTAEATIAAGFDRAAPALVANGRDEWADVVIGAFQSYSATQHLLGTINITIDQRGRSAQMTSYLEATHVLRASQELLIVKGTYIDTVESDRGDWRITERFLQFMSYNTVPRTLPAL
- a CDS encoding sigma-70 family RNA polymerase sigma factor — translated: MDEPGVERRRADGSGGATQSWLHRSGSDVTNFVSLEGHVMSSACRVVGGFGVWMMMAIVSERRRPDSSEALLVRSYPALRRYAAVAAPPEVAPDDLLHDAIVAVLRSGGFDGIEYPAAYVKRAMVNLASNERRRLGRRRSAIRALSADVSGHDDDSYPSDLAHLAELSAKERVVLFAHYVDGDSFETIAQDLDLRPSSVRQIATRARRALRRLNGDD
- a CDS encoding putative quinol monooxygenase, whose product is MIVVAGNIFIPAEKRAACLEATATLQQATRDKEPGCLAYVFGADPCRDDVIAVYELWETPPDLAAHFLHPNYTNMRAKLGEMGITGADVKKYRVDAVAPVYNSDQIATVDF
- a CDS encoding class I SAM-dependent methyltransferase, which gives rise to MGAQNIYDDPEFLAGYVTLDRQVRGLDGAAEWPELRDMVGDVGGRRVVDLGCGFGWFSRWAAAQHAASVLGFDVSAKMLERAVADSPATVEYQRVDLDELELDVTSCDVVFSSLALHYVRDLGRLLGTIAGAVAPGGSLVFSVEHPIYSAPTTQQFDTSERGDRIWPLDNYLVEGERVTSWFVDGVVKQHRTVATYVNAVIDAGFSIDRLVEFGATAAEAAADPARVDDRHRPWFLLLRATRAGA
- a CDS encoding DUF3039 domain-containing protein translates to MTDLETMPVIDHDPVTDEVTETEEPTSAHIVKTDPGENAAAKVLEARIMGTPIEALCGFVWVPSRDPKQLPVCEQCKAVYGMYQAFNDGLRDTPSD